One genomic window of Erinaceus europaeus chromosome 7, mEriEur2.1, whole genome shotgun sequence includes the following:
- the LOC103118331 gene encoding small ribosomal subunit protein uS13-like, protein MLPGCCRHQTAAAKSLMIPEKFQHILRVLNTNINGCHKIAFAITAIKGVGRRYAHVVFRKANTDLTKRAGELTEDEVECVITIMQNPHQYKIPDWFLNRQKDGKYSQVVANGLDNKVREDLEWLKKI, encoded by the coding sequence ATGCTGCCAGGCTGCTGCCGCCACCAGACTGCTGCCGCCAAGTCTCTAATGATTCCTGAGAAGTTCCAGCACATTTTGCGAGTCCTCAACACCAACATCAATGGGTGTCATAAAATAGCCTTTGCCATTACTGCAATTAAGGGTGTGGGGCGAAGATACGCTCATGTGGTATTTCGGAAAGCCAACACTGACTTGACCAAGAGGGCAGGAGAACTCACAGAGGATGAGGTGGAATGTGTAATCACTATTATGCAGAATCCACACCAGTACAAGATACCTGACTGGTTTTTGAACAGACAGAAGGATGGAAAATACAGTCAGGTCGTGGCTAATGGTTTGGACAACAAGGTCCGTGAAGATCTGGAGTGGCTTAAGAAGATTTGA